From Halococcus saccharolyticus DSM 5350, a single genomic window includes:
- a CDS encoding aminopeptidase: MDPRIREHAQLVADAVDLSAGDDFVIKSEPPADDLVTALYEIAGERGANPLAIRTNRSGRAIRAYLRAADEADVEFETPAHQQALIEDADCHAVIRAHQNVTELGDVASETNAAYESAHSPILDERLGDRWTLTQHPTPANAQLAEMSTEAYENFVYDAVLKDWDEQEAFQAQMVEILDPAEEVRIVSGEGTDVRMSVAGNHTINDTSSNNLPGGEVFTAPVPDSVEGEVHFDKPVYRRGSEITDVRLTFEDGEVVEHSAEKNGDLLTSILDTDEGARRLGELGIGMNRDITEFTYNMLFDEKMGDTVHMAVGRAYEANVGEDNEQNESAQHVDMIVDMGEDSRIEVDGDVIQRNGTFRFEDGFEE, encoded by the coding sequence ATGGATCCGCGCATCCGTGAGCACGCCCAGCTCGTCGCCGACGCTGTCGACCTCTCGGCGGGCGATGACTTCGTGATCAAATCCGAGCCTCCGGCCGACGATCTCGTTACTGCGCTCTACGAGATCGCCGGCGAGCGGGGTGCGAACCCGCTCGCGATCCGGACCAATCGGAGCGGCCGGGCGATCCGGGCGTATCTCCGGGCGGCCGACGAGGCCGATGTCGAGTTCGAGACGCCGGCCCACCAGCAGGCGCTCATCGAGGACGCCGACTGCCACGCCGTTATTCGCGCTCACCAGAACGTGACCGAACTCGGCGACGTCGCCAGCGAGACCAACGCGGCCTACGAGAGCGCCCACAGCCCGATCCTCGACGAGCGCCTCGGCGACCGCTGGACACTGACCCAGCACCCGACCCCCGCGAACGCCCAGCTCGCCGAGATGAGCACCGAGGCCTACGAGAACTTCGTCTACGACGCCGTTCTGAAGGACTGGGACGAACAGGAGGCGTTCCAGGCACAGATGGTCGAAATCCTCGACCCCGCCGAGGAGGTCCGGATCGTCTCGGGAGAGGGGACTGATGTACGGATGTCGGTCGCGGGCAACCACACCATCAACGACACCAGCTCCAACAACCTCCCCGGCGGCGAGGTGTTCACCGCACCGGTTCCCGACTCCGTCGAGGGCGAGGTTCACTTCGACAAACCGGTCTACCGCCGCGGCAGCGAGATCACCGACGTCCGACTGACGTTCGAGGACGGCGAGGTGGTCGAGCACAGCGCAGAGAAAAACGGGGATCTGCTGACCTCGATCCTCGACACCGACGAGGGCGCGCGCCGGCTGGGCGAGTTGGGAATCGGGATGAATCGCGACATCACGGAGTTCACGTACAACATGCTGTTCGACGAGAAGATGGGCGATACCGTCCACATGGCGGTCGGACGGGCTTACGAGGCGAACGTCGGCGAGGACAACGAACAGAACGAGAGTGCCCAGCACGTCGACATGATCGTGGACATGGGCGAGGACTCCCGGATCGAGGTCGACGGTGACGTGATCCAGCGGAACGGAACCTTCCGCTTCGAGGACGGCTTCGAAGAGTAG
- a CDS encoding SDR family NAD(P)-dependent oxidoreductase, which yields MTRTVVIAGVGSGLGASIARKFASEGCDVGLFARSGEFIESLADELDETPGDALAVPTDITDPEAVEAGFETVREAFGPVDVLVNHASGGAWKGLQDLSTEEFDQALAVGARGGFLCSQEAVEDMLDEDGGTVIFTGATSSVRGNDGALAFSAGKFAVRGMAESMARDLGPEGIHVAHVVIDGGIRPPEREVGSPEEYLDPDAIAESYWHLVEQERSAWTLELDLRPHVEEF from the coding sequence ATGACACGCACAGTCGTCATCGCGGGCGTCGGCTCGGGTCTCGGTGCGTCGATCGCCCGGAAATTTGCATCCGAGGGCTGCGACGTGGGACTGTTCGCACGCTCGGGAGAGTTCATCGAGAGCCTCGCTGACGAACTCGACGAAACGCCTGGCGACGCGCTCGCGGTCCCGACCGACATCACCGACCCGGAAGCGGTCGAAGCGGGGTTCGAGACCGTCCGCGAGGCGTTCGGGCCCGTGGACGTGCTCGTGAACCACGCCAGCGGCGGTGCGTGGAAGGGGCTGCAGGACCTCTCGACCGAGGAGTTCGACCAGGCGCTCGCGGTCGGCGCTCGGGGTGGCTTCCTCTGCTCGCAGGAGGCCGTCGAGGACATGCTCGACGAGGACGGCGGGACGGTGATCTTCACCGGTGCGACCTCCTCAGTACGAGGCAACGACGGCGCGCTCGCGTTCTCGGCCGGCAAGTTCGCCGTCCGCGGAATGGCGGAGTCGATGGCGCGCGACCTCGGTCCGGAGGGCATCCACGTCGCTCACGTCGTCATCGACGGTGGGATCCGACCACCCGAACGCGAGGTCGGGAGTCCGGAGGAGTATCTCGATCCCGACGCCATCGCCGAGAGCTACTGGCACTTGGTGGAGCAGGAGCGCAGCGCGTGGACGCTCGAACTCGATCTGCGACCGCACGTCGAGGAGTTCTAA
- a CDS encoding AAA family ATPase — protein sequence MRVIGIVGLPGSGKSEAAAVARETGVPVVTMGDVIREACRERGLDPATHHGEMASALREEGGPEAIAERSLPMIEDALDDADTVLVDGIRSAVEATRFEAAFGEAFTLVAIEVPFEIRAERVDSRGRDTPATEGGESLEARDERERGFGMDHAIADADLTITNTDSLDAFHDRIQALLDGRTDAIGAERGTES from the coding sequence ATGAGGGTCATCGGGATCGTCGGATTGCCCGGCAGTGGCAAGAGCGAGGCTGCGGCCGTCGCCCGCGAGACGGGGGTGCCCGTGGTGACGATGGGCGACGTCATCCGAGAGGCGTGCCGCGAGCGTGGACTCGACCCCGCGACACACCACGGCGAGATGGCGAGTGCGCTCCGCGAGGAGGGGGGACCGGAGGCGATCGCCGAGCGCTCGCTGCCGATGATCGAGGACGCACTCGACGACGCCGACACCGTGCTGGTCGACGGGATTCGATCGGCTGTCGAGGCGACGCGCTTCGAGGCCGCGTTCGGCGAGGCGTTCACGCTCGTCGCGATCGAGGTCCCCTTCGAGATTCGGGCCGAGCGCGTCGATTCGCGCGGCCGGGACACTCCTGCCACCGAGGGCGGTGAGAGTCTCGAAGCACGTGACGAGCGCGAACGCGGGTTCGGGATGGACCACGCGATCGCCGACGCCGATCTCACGATCACGAACACCGACTCGCTCGACGCGTTCCATGACCGGATTCAGGCGTTACTCGACGGCCGGACGGATGCGATCGGCGCGGAGCGGGGGACCGAGTCGTGA
- a CDS encoding RNA-binding domain-containing protein, whose protein sequence is MIYRVDVAITAPVRDTEVTDRVADAITNLFPEAELERGPGEISAETHSLDHFSELLHRQEILDTARGEFFDGRQGDALSFDLKKQAAFEGVVNFAVGEPSELGEIHVRVRVHEPSVEAYVDHVAPSTEDGTPVTDGP, encoded by the coding sequence GTGATCTACCGGGTCGACGTTGCGATCACCGCGCCCGTACGCGACACCGAAGTCACCGATCGCGTCGCCGACGCGATCACGAACCTCTTTCCGGAGGCCGAACTCGAACGCGGACCGGGCGAGATCAGCGCCGAAACCCACTCGCTCGACCACTTCTCGGAACTCCTCCACCGCCAGGAGATCCTCGATACCGCTCGGGGCGAGTTCTTCGACGGCCGTCAGGGCGACGCCCTCTCCTTCGATCTGAAGAAACAGGCCGCGTTCGAGGGCGTGGTCAACTTCGCGGTCGGCGAGCCGAGCGAACTCGGCGAGATCCACGTCCGGGTGCGCGTCCACGAGCCGTCCGTCGAGGCGTACGTCGATCACGTCGCCCCGTCGACCGAGGACGGAACGCCGGTCACCGACGGTCCGTAG
- a CDS encoding molybdopterin-dependent oxidoreductase yields the protein MGSRLELPPRLVDWSILGAVCFAVATGLLGLVSGRTGDAWVFVTHGIGGLSLVLLLFWKLRRVRHRVTSRAAWDRYTPFSILLGAVAIAALATGVYWTFGGRFGIGPWTGLFVHMALGVLVVPLLLIHLRGRFRAPSTDDFAGRRTALSGVAVVGFGALTWRLQRGANRLFGLAGADHRFTGSREDGSGEGNAFPVTSWVADDPDPIDPDDWQLRVGGRVERELAFDGGALDSDAGRRAVLDCTSGWYSTHDWQGIRIGDLLDSAEPTDEAQWISFRSVTGYRWSLPIEEARDALLATHVDGERLSHGHGFPLRLVAPGRRGFQWVKWVESVEVRRKRDMSEWVAIFVSGFDEASADRATDRR from the coding sequence ATGGGATCGCGTCTCGAACTCCCGCCGCGGCTGGTCGACTGGTCGATTCTCGGAGCCGTCTGCTTCGCGGTCGCCACCGGCCTCCTCGGGCTCGTGTCGGGACGCACCGGCGACGCGTGGGTGTTCGTGACCCACGGGATCGGCGGCCTCTCGCTCGTCCTCTTGCTGTTCTGGAAACTCCGACGCGTGCGCCACCGTGTGACCAGCCGGGCAGCGTGGGACCGATACACCCCGTTCTCGATCCTCCTCGGAGCTGTGGCCATCGCGGCGCTCGCTACCGGAGTCTACTGGACGTTCGGTGGCCGTTTCGGGATCGGTCCGTGGACGGGGCTGTTCGTCCACATGGCGCTCGGCGTGCTCGTCGTTCCTCTCTTGCTCATCCACCTACGCGGACGGTTCCGCGCCCCGAGCACCGACGACTTCGCGGGGCGACGGACTGCACTGAGTGGCGTCGCTGTCGTGGGATTCGGTGCGCTGACGTGGCGACTCCAGCGCGGAGCCAACCGGCTGTTCGGGCTCGCGGGCGCTGACCACCGCTTCACTGGGTCGCGCGAGGACGGCAGCGGCGAGGGCAACGCGTTCCCGGTCACGAGCTGGGTCGCTGACGATCCCGATCCGATCGATCCCGACGACTGGCAGCTCCGGGTCGGCGGCCGAGTCGAGCGCGAACTCGCGTTCGACGGTGGAGCGCTCGATTCGGACGCGGGACGCCGCGCCGTGCTCGACTGCACCAGCGGCTGGTACTCGACGCACGACTGGCAGGGTATCCGAATCGGCGATCTCCTCGATAGCGCCGAACCGACCGACGAGGCGCAGTGGATTTCGTTCCGATCGGTGACGGGCTATCGCTGGAGTCTGCCGATCGAGGAGGCCCGCGACGCACTGCTCGCGACCCACGTCGATGGCGAACGGCTCAGCCACGGCCACGGCTTCCCCCTCCGGCTCGTCGCGCCCGGCCGGCGCGGATTCCAGTGGGTGAAATGGGTCGAATCGGTCGAAGTACGTCGAAAGCGAGACATGAGCGAGTGGGTAGCAATCTTCGTTAGCGGGTTCGACGAGGCGAGCGCGGACCGTGCTACGGACCGTCGGTGA
- a CDS encoding lamin tail domain-containing protein, which yields MRRLTWVLVTCVVLTGCAGTTPGTTEPTASPVETPGATTTPAATATGGTAVDRATGRAATVIRVVDGDTIEVRYSNGTIDTVRLLGVDTPEVHVANDPPEFEGVPDTEAGNTCLRDAGRNASEFVERVLADEQVRLVVGGDRRDRYGRLLAFVRHDGTGVNYRLVAEGYARVYDTSFAGRDRFDRAETRAQRKKLGLWTCATDSTESGATTGERSEPGGLVIAEIDADAPGNDNANPNGERIVFENRGEDRLVLAGWTVSDAADHTYTFPQGFALGPGERVALYTGSGSDSRNELYWGASGAVWNNDGDTVTVRNEVGKTVAERSYG from the coding sequence ATGCGCCGCCTCACGTGGGTTCTCGTCACCTGTGTCGTCCTCACTGGCTGCGCGGGAACGACGCCGGGGACGACCGAACCCACGGCGTCGCCGGTCGAGACGCCAGGTGCCACGACGACCCCGGCAGCGACTGCCACGGGCGGAACAGCCGTTGACCGAGCGACGGGACGAGCGGCGACCGTCATCCGGGTCGTCGACGGCGACACCATCGAAGTCCGATACTCGAACGGGACGATCGACACGGTCCGGCTGCTCGGCGTCGACACGCCGGAAGTCCACGTCGCGAACGATCCTCCGGAGTTCGAGGGCGTTCCCGACACCGAGGCGGGGAATACCTGTCTCCGGGACGCTGGCCGGAACGCGAGCGAGTTCGTCGAACGAGTGCTCGCGGACGAGCAGGTGCGCCTCGTGGTCGGCGGCGACCGCCGCGACCGCTACGGTCGGCTGCTGGCGTTCGTCCGCCACGACGGGACCGGAGTCAACTACCGACTCGTCGCCGAGGGGTACGCCCGGGTGTACGACACCTCGTTCGCGGGTCGCGATCGGTTCGACCGGGCCGAGACGCGCGCCCAGCGGAAGAAACTCGGTCTCTGGACGTGTGCGACCGATAGCACCGAGTCGGGAGCGACGACCGGGGAGCGGTCGGAACCAGGCGGACTCGTGATCGCCGAGATCGACGCGGACGCGCCGGGCAACGACAACGCGAACCCCAACGGCGAACGGATCGTATTCGAGAATCGAGGCGAGGACCGACTCGTTCTCGCCGGTTGGACCGTGAGCGACGCCGCCGATCACACCTACACGTTCCCACAGGGGTTCGCGCTCGGACCAGGCGAGCGGGTCGCGCTCTATACGGGTTCCGGGTCGGATAGTCGAAACGAACTGTACTGGGGTGCGTCGGGGGCCGTCTGGAACAACGACGGCGACACCGTAACGGTGCGGAACGAGGTAGGCAAGACGGTCGCCGAGCGGTCGTACGGCTGA
- a CDS encoding magnesium transporter, translating to MATEWTFRAITRALLPVLVVLTLVELGSGFVLGSFEATLLRYPALLVLVPVTIGTAGNLGSVLAARLSTAFHLGTLSFSPTDDTLAGNAVATVGLALTVFPVVGAGAWGLTALTAGSGLTLPTVVLVATASGAVLSVLAVAVTVVATYAAYRFELDPDDLVIPVVTNVCDVLGVLVLFGVVQVMV from the coding sequence GTGGCGACCGAGTGGACGTTCCGGGCGATCACACGGGCGCTGTTGCCCGTCCTCGTCGTGCTCACGCTCGTCGAACTCGGCAGCGGGTTCGTGCTCGGCTCGTTCGAGGCCACCCTGCTTCGCTACCCCGCGCTGCTCGTGCTCGTTCCGGTCACGATCGGCACGGCAGGCAATCTGGGGAGCGTTCTCGCCGCGCGGCTCTCGACGGCGTTCCATCTCGGCACGCTCTCCTTTTCGCCGACCGACGACACCCTCGCCGGCAACGCCGTCGCGACCGTAGGGCTCGCGCTCACCGTCTTTCCGGTCGTCGGCGCGGGAGCGTGGGGACTCACCGCACTCACCGCCGGCTCGGGCCTCACGCTCCCGACGGTGGTGCTGGTCGCGACCGCGAGCGGTGCGGTGCTCTCGGTGCTCGCCGTCGCCGTCACCGTCGTGGCGACCTACGCCGCCTACCGGTTCGAGCTCGATCCCGACGATCTCGTGATCCCGGTCGTGACGAACGTCTGTGACGTGCTCGGCGTGCTCGTGTTATTCGGGGTCGTCCAGGTCATGGTCTGA
- a CDS encoding magnesium transporter: MTVAEVAREAYREALPALSASLVGGLLAGVVLGGMREELRAVSGLLVLVPALLATRGNVYSSLGARIATALHQGLVEPRVRGGDPRLRSAVAASIANGLLASAFAATAAYVVLWALSASPAPLTTLVGIAVLAGLFSGVTLSTVVVLAVFAGYRRGYNPDTLVGPLVTTTGDVFGIAYLLLAVRIVLALGGG; this comes from the coding sequence ATGACCGTTGCCGAGGTCGCGCGCGAGGCCTACCGCGAGGCGCTGCCGGCGCTGTCGGCGAGTCTCGTCGGCGGGCTTCTCGCGGGCGTAGTCCTCGGCGGGATGCGCGAGGAACTCCGAGCGGTGTCGGGACTGCTCGTGCTCGTGCCCGCGTTGCTCGCGACGCGAGGCAACGTCTACAGCTCGCTCGGCGCACGGATCGCCACCGCGCTTCACCAAGGCCTCGTCGAACCCCGAGTGCGCGGCGGTGACCCACGGCTCCGGTCGGCGGTCGCGGCGTCGATCGCGAACGGATTGCTCGCGAGCGCGTTCGCCGCGACTGCGGCGTACGTCGTCCTGTGGGCGCTTTCGGCGTCACCCGCGCCGCTTACCACGCTCGTCGGGATCGCGGTGCTCGCCGGGCTGTTCTCGGGCGTGACGCTCTCGACGGTGGTCGTGCTCGCGGTGTTCGCTGGCTACCGGCGGGGGTACAACCCCGACACGCTGGTCGGGCCGCTCGTCACGACCACCGGCGACGTGTTCGGGATCGCCTACCTGTTGCTCGCAGTGCGGATCGTGCTCGCGCTCGGAGGTGGATGA
- a CDS encoding type II CAAX endopeptidase family protein, translating to MNGSVASRTYRLGPIGAFVASRDVSSFFALTLVISWAGWVPVAAGVVDREPLVLGMTVIGVLGPPVAAAIVTWLVGDSLRAWVGPVLRWRVHPQWYLATLGIPFVLITATSVAAVALGAPIEQPDLVRQGPIYALPLIYTLDVISLSVLGGGQEELGWRGFALPRLLERFDAVMASLVIGAVWALWHLPLFMTAGVSQYGTPFVPYAINTLALSVVFTWLYRATERSVLLVVLFHASLNASTLLNPIQHVTNTLHWFEAAVTWALALGLVAIYGRELQSGEPG from the coding sequence ATGAACGGATCAGTCGCCTCTCGAACGTACCGGCTTGGTCCGATCGGCGCGTTCGTTGCCAGTCGTGACGTCTCGAGCTTCTTCGCGCTGACGCTGGTTATCTCGTGGGCCGGATGGGTGCCCGTAGCCGCCGGTGTCGTCGATCGAGAGCCGTTGGTGCTCGGGATGACCGTTATCGGCGTATTGGGTCCACCAGTTGCGGCGGCGATCGTCACGTGGCTCGTTGGCGACTCGCTGCGAGCGTGGGTCGGTCCGGTGCTCCGGTGGCGCGTCCACCCTCAGTGGTATCTCGCTACACTGGGGATTCCGTTCGTCCTGATTACAGCTACGAGCGTTGCCGCCGTCGCTCTCGGAGCTCCGATCGAACAGCCCGATCTCGTTCGACAGGGACCGATCTACGCGCTGCCACTGATCTACACGCTCGACGTGATTTCTCTGTCCGTGCTGGGTGGCGGACAGGAGGAACTCGGTTGGCGCGGGTTCGCCCTGCCGCGACTGCTCGAACGGTTCGACGCAGTGATGGCGAGCCTCGTGATCGGTGCCGTATGGGCGCTCTGGCATCTCCCACTGTTCATGACGGCAGGAGTGAGTCAGTACGGCACACCCTTCGTTCCGTACGCGATCAACACGCTAGCACTTTCGGTCGTGTTCACGTGGCTGTACCGTGCCACCGAGCGTAGCGTCTTGCTGGTAGTGCTATTTCACGCCAGCCTCAACGCCTCGACGCTACTGAACCCGATCCAGCACGTCACCAACACGCTACACTGGTTCGAAGCGGCAGTCACGTGGGCGCTCGCGCTCGGTCTGGTGGCTATTTACGGCCGCGAGCTCCAATCCGGAGAACCTGGATGA
- a CDS encoding signal recognition particle protein Srp54 encodes MVLDDLGSSLRGTLDRLQGKTRLDEEDVEEVVREIQRSLIQADVEIDLVMELSDSIEQRALEEEPPGGTTARDFVLRIVYEEMVDLVGESTDLPLEPQTILLAGLQGSGKTTTAAKMAWWFSKKGLRPAVIQTDTFRPGAYDQAKEMAERAEVTFYGDPDADDPVQIARDGLAATEEADIHIVDTAGRHALEEGLIDEIQEIDAVVEPDRSLLVMDAALGQGAKDQAQRFEEAIGIDGVAITKLDGTAKGGGALTAVNETDSSIAFLGTGETVQDVERFEPNGFISRLLGMGDLKQLAERVERAMADTDTDEEDWDPEDILEGQFTLKDMRHQMDAMNKMGPLDQVLDMIPGLGGGIKDQLPDDAMDVTQDRMRSFDIVMDSMTEDELENPRSIGASQTRRIARGSGQPEERVQELLEQHRMMERTLKQFQGMGDADMQRMMKRMEGEGGGGMGGMGGMGGGGGPFG; translated from the coding sequence ATGGTACTCGACGACCTCGGGAGTTCCCTCCGGGGAACTCTCGACCGACTTCAGGGAAAGACCAGACTCGACGAGGAGGACGTCGAGGAGGTCGTCCGGGAGATCCAGCGCTCGCTGATCCAGGCCGACGTCGAGATCGACCTCGTGATGGAGCTCTCGGACAGTATCGAGCAGCGCGCGCTCGAAGAGGAGCCGCCAGGCGGCACCACAGCTCGCGATTTCGTCCTCCGGATCGTCTACGAGGAGATGGTCGATCTCGTCGGCGAATCGACCGACCTCCCGCTCGAACCCCAGACCATCCTGCTCGCCGGGCTCCAGGGGTCGGGGAAGACGACGACCGCGGCGAAGATGGCGTGGTGGTTCTCAAAGAAGGGGCTGCGCCCGGCGGTGATCCAGACCGACACCTTCCGGCCAGGCGCGTACGATCAGGCGAAGGAGATGGCAGAACGCGCGGAGGTCACCTTCTACGGCGATCCCGACGCCGACGATCCCGTCCAGATCGCCCGCGACGGCCTCGCGGCGACCGAGGAAGCCGACATCCACATCGTCGACACCGCGGGTCGCCACGCCCTGGAGGAGGGACTGATCGACGAGATTCAGGAAATCGACGCGGTCGTCGAACCCGATCGGAGCCTGCTCGTGATGGACGCGGCGTTGGGGCAGGGAGCGAAGGATCAGGCTCAGCGCTTCGAGGAGGCGATCGGGATCGACGGCGTCGCGATCACCAAGCTCGATGGGACCGCGAAGGGTGGAGGTGCGCTCACGGCGGTCAACGAGACCGACTCCTCGATCGCGTTCCTCGGGACCGGTGAGACGGTTCAGGACGTCGAGCGCTTCGAGCCCAACGGGTTCATCTCCCGGCTGCTGGGGATGGGCGACCTCAAGCAGCTCGCCGAGCGCGTCGAGCGCGCGATGGCCGACACCGACACCGACGAGGAGGACTGGGACCCAGAGGACATCCTGGAGGGGCAGTTCACCCTGAAGGACATGCGCCACCAGATGGACGCGATGAACAAGATGGGGCCCCTCGATCAGGTGCTCGACATGATCCCTGGATTGGGCGGCGGGATCAAGGACCAGCTCCCCGACGACGCGATGGACGTCACCCAGGACCGGATGCGGAGCTTCGACATCGTAATGGACTCGATGACCGAGGACGAACTCGAAAACCCCCGCTCGATCGGCGCGAGCCAGACCCGCCGGATCGCGCGCGGTAGCGGCCAGCCCGAAGAGCGCGTGCAGGAACTCTTAGAACAGCACCGGATGATGGAGCGCACCCTAAAGCAGTTCCAGGGGATGGGCGACGCCGACATGCAGCGGATGATGAAGCGGATGGAGGGCGAGGGCGGCGGCGGGATGGGTGGAATGGGTGGCATGGGCGGCGGTGGCGGACCGTTCGGCTGA